Proteins encoded together in one Impatiens glandulifera chromosome 1, dImpGla2.1, whole genome shotgun sequence window:
- the LOC124920728 gene encoding 60S ribosomal protein L11-1-like yields MQLLESGLKVKEYELLRRNFSDTGCFGFGIQEHIDLGIKYDPSTGIYGMDFYVVLEQPGYRVGRRRRCKSRVGIQHRVTKEDSMKWFQVKYEGVILNKAHNVGN; encoded by the exons ATGCAACTCTTGGAGAGTGGTTTGAAGGTTAAGGAGTATGAACTTTTGAGAAGGAACTTCAGTGATACTGGTTGCTTTGGTTTTGGTATTCAAGAACACATTGATCTTGGAATCAA GTATGATCCTTCAACCGGTATCTATGGTATGGATTTCTATGTTGTCCTTGAACAACCTGGATATCGTGTTGGTAGAAGACGCAGGTGCAAGTCTCGTGTTGGAATCCAACACAGGGTTACAAAGGAGGATTCAATGAAGTGGTTCCAAGTCAAATATGAAGGTGTCATTCTCAACAAGGCTCATAACGTTGGTAATTAG
- the LOC124919278 gene encoding probable LRR receptor-like serine/threonine-protein kinase At1g07650 isoform X1 translates to MEISITRWRLPPFLYVICTCLPLFLFSTVSVFAANPKLHPSEVKALADIGKELGKKDWDFGKDPCSGEGNWSLPILKKGFESSVTCDCTFNNNLTCHVVSIALKSQNFTGELPPQISRLRHLKNLDLSRNYFHGSVPIQWATMQLVDVSLMGNRLSGPFPVVLTKITTLTNLSIESNLFQGTIPTEIGKLVNLQKLTLTSNSFTGELPEALSKLTKLVDMRISDNNFTGRIPSFISNWTHIQKLHIQGCPMEGPIPSSISTLTSLTDLRISDLKGKGFTFPPLSNLDSLKTLILRNSLIQGEIPKFVGDLVKLKTLDLSFNNLTGEIPVSFIQLGKVDFMYLTRNRLTGPIPSWMLSRNWNLDASYNSFTWESSSPNECTRASVNLVESYSSSADRVRIHPCLKRNFPCSSKNKHHYSMHINCGGKEVNVNSTKYEADSEPRGASTLYYAAQNWAFSSTGNFMDNDADADYYTVTNTSTMVNVTESELQLYTTARRSPLSLTYYGLCLGNGNYSVKLHFAELQFTSDKTFTSLGKRVFDVYIQGELVLEEFDIVREAGGAAKPIIKTFDTLVTSNTLKIHFYWAGRGTTGIPARGVYGPLISAISVDPNFEPPSPHKIDPVMVGGAVSVGAFVTIIVLAVLRRKGYLGGKTAAYKELRGLDLQTGIFTLKQMKVATKNFDAVNKVGEGGFGSVYKGTLSDGTIIAVKQLSSKSRQGNQEFVNEIGMISALQHPNLVKLYGCCNEGNQLLLVYEYMENNCLSRALFGKDQTCKSKLDWPIRQKICLGIARGLHYLHAESRLKIVHRDIKTSNVLLDKNFDAKISDFGLAKLYEDGHTHISTRVAGTIGYMAPEYAMRGYLTEKADVYSFGVVALEIVSGKSNANFRPSEEFVYLLDWAYVLQERDCLLELVDPELGSDYSSEEAMVMLNVALLCTNASPTLRPTMHQAVSMLEGHTAVQDLLSDPGYAAAHSKYKAIRNHFWQHPSHSQSMSTTGPYNTDSSRSNIDDADVEEENGQLLRVDSVE, encoded by the exons atggaaattTCCATAACTAGATGGAGATTGCCGCCATTTCTATATGTTATTTGCACTTGTCTGcctttatttctcttctcaacTGTTTCCGTATTTGCGGCCAATCCAAAGCTTCACCCCTCTGAAg TGAAGGCGCTGGCGGATATTGGAAAGGAATTGGGAAAGAAGGATTGGGATTTTGGAAAGGATCCTTGTAGTGGAGAAGGGAACTGGAGTCTTCCCATACTGAAGAAGGGTTTCGAGAGCTCTGTCACCTGCGATTGCACCTTCAATAACAATCTCACTTGCCATGTTGTAAGCAT AGCCTTGAAGTCCCAAAACTTTACTGGTGAACTACCACCACAAATTTCCAGGCTTCGCCATCTTAAGAACTT AGACCTGAGTCGCAACTACTTTCATGGTTCTGTTCCCATTCAATGGGCTACCATGCAATTGGTCGACGT CTCCTTGATGGGAAATCGGTTATCTGGTCCATTTCCAGTTGTACTCACCAAGATCACCACCCTCACAAATCT GAGTATTGAATCAAACCTCTTCCAGGGAACTATTCCCACAGAGATTGGAAAGCTGGTCAATTTACAAAAGCT TACTCTGACATCAAATTCATTTACTGGAGAATTGCCTGAGGCGCTTTCAAAGTTGACCAAACTTGTTGATAT GAGGATAAGTGACAATAACTTCACTGGAAGGATACCCAGTTTCATTTCAAACTGGACACATATACAGAAATT GCACATTCAAGGCTGTCCAATGGAGGGACCCATTCCTTCCAGCATTTCTACGTTAACAAGTTTGACTGATCT GCGGATCAGTGACTTAAAGGGAAAAGGTTTTACCTTTCCACCTCTAAGTAATTTGGATTCCTTGAAGACTCT AATACTGAGGAACTCTTTAATCCAAGGAGAGATACCTAAATTTGTTGGTGATCTTGTGAAACTGAAAACCTT GGACCTCAGTTTCAACAATTTGACTGGTGAAATTCCAGTTTCTTTTATCCAGCTAGGGAAAGTTGATTTTAT GTATTTGACAAGAAATAGGCTCACAGGCCCCATACCGTCATGGATGCTTTCAAGGAACTGGAACTT AGATGCATCTTACAACAGCTTCACTTGGGAAAGCTCAAGTCCAAATGAGTGCACACGAGCTAGTGT GAACCTTGTAGAGAGTTACTCCTCGTCAGCAGATAGAGT TAGAATTCACCCCTGCCTAAAGAGAAACTTCCCCTGCTCTTCCAAGAATAAACATC ATTATTCTATGCACATCAACTGCGGTGGCAAGGAAGTTAATGTAAATAGCACTAAATACGAAGCTGATTCTGAGCCAAGGGGCGCTTCCACATTGTACTATGCGGCACAGAACTGGGCATTTAGTAGTACTGGGAACTTCATGGATAATGATGCAGATGCAGATTATTATACTGTGACAAACACTTCTACGATGGTTAATGTCACTGAATCAGAACTGCAACTTTATACAACAGCTCGCAGATCACCCCTCTCTCTCACCTACTATGGACTCTGTCTTGGTAATGGAAATTACTCTGTCAAACTCCATTTTGCTGAGCTtcaatttacaagtgataaaacATTTACCAGCCTTGGTAAGAGAGTTTTTGACGTTTACATCCAG GGGGAATTGGTATTAGAAGAATTTGACATTGTCCGCGAGGCTGGTGGAGCTGCTAAACCTATTATAAAGACTTTTGATACCCTAGTGACAAGCAACACCTTGAAGATACATTTTTACTGGGCTGGAAGAGGAACAACAGGAATCCCAGCAAGAGGAGTATATGGTCCTCTCATATCTGCTATATCTGTTGATCCTA ACTTTGAACCTCCTTCCCCGCACAAGATTGATCCTGTTATGGTGGGTGGGGCTGTATCTGTGGGAGCATTTGTTACCATTATTGTCCTAGCTGTTCTTAGAAGAAAAGGCTATCTAGGAGGCAAAACAGCAGCTTACAAAG AGCTTAGAGGCCTAGACCTGCAAACTGGAATTTTTACATTGAAACAGATGAAAGTAGCAACCAAGAATTTCGATGCAGTTAATAAAGTAGGGGAAGGTGGATTTGGTTCAGTTTACAAG GGCACGTTATCAGATGGGACGATAATTGCAGTGAAGCAACTATCCTCAAAATCCAGGCAAGGAAACCAAGAATTCGTGAATGAAATCGGCATGATTTCTGCTTTACAACATCCGAACCTTGTAAAGCTGTATGGATGTTGTAACGAAGGGAACCAATTACTGTTGGTTTACGAATACATGGAAAACAATTGCCTCTCTCGCGCCCTCTTTG GCAAGGATCAAACTTGCAAGTCAAAATTAGACTGGCCTATCAGGCAGAAAATCTGTCTAGGCATAGCAAGGGGATTGCATTACCTACATGCAGAATCCAGACTGAAGATAGTGCACAGAGACATTAAAACCAGCAATGTGTTGCTTGACAAGAATTTCGATGCAAAAATATCTGATTTTGGCTTGGCTAAGCTTTATGAAGATGGTCATACTCACATCAGTACTCGGGTTGCAGGAACTAT AGGTTACATGGCTCCTGAGTATGCAATGAGAGGATATTTAACAGAAAAGGCAGACGTTTACAGCTTTGGCGTAGTTGCTTTGGAGATTGTGAGTGGAAAAAGCAATGCAAACTTTAGACCAAGCGAAGAATTCGTGTATTTACTTGACTGG GCATACGTTCTGCAAGAAAGAGATTGTCTACTTGAGCTGGTTGATCCAGAATTGGGATCGGATTATTCGTCGGAGGAGGCAATGGTGATGCTGAACGTAGCTCTTTTATGCACGAACGCCTCTCCTACTTTGAGGCCTACGATGCATCAGGCTGTGAGCATGCTAGAGGGCCACACTGCAGTTCAGGATTTGCTATCTGACCCTGGATATGCAGCGGCTCATTCTAAGTATAAGGCTATAAGAAACCACTTCTGGCAGCACCCCAGCCATTCCCAGAGCATGTCGACTACTGGTCCTTATAATACCGATTCATCGCGCTCCAATATTGATGATGCTGATGTTGAAGAAGAGAATGGACAACTTCTAAGAGTTGATTCTGTTGAATGA
- the LOC124919278 gene encoding probable LRR receptor-like serine/threonine-protein kinase At1g07650 isoform X2 — protein sequence MLALKSQNFTGELPPQISRLRHLKNLDLSRNYFHGSVPIQWATMQLVDVSLMGNRLSGPFPVVLTKITTLTNLSIESNLFQGTIPTEIGKLVNLQKLTLTSNSFTGELPEALSKLTKLVDMRISDNNFTGRIPSFISNWTHIQKLHIQGCPMEGPIPSSISTLTSLTDLRISDLKGKGFTFPPLSNLDSLKTLILRNSLIQGEIPKFVGDLVKLKTLDLSFNNLTGEIPVSFIQLGKVDFMYLTRNRLTGPIPSWMLSRNWNLDASYNSFTWESSSPNECTRASVNLVESYSSSADRVRIHPCLKRNFPCSSKNKHHYSMHINCGGKEVNVNSTKYEADSEPRGASTLYYAAQNWAFSSTGNFMDNDADADYYTVTNTSTMVNVTESELQLYTTARRSPLSLTYYGLCLGNGNYSVKLHFAELQFTSDKTFTSLGKRVFDVYIQGELVLEEFDIVREAGGAAKPIIKTFDTLVTSNTLKIHFYWAGRGTTGIPARGVYGPLISAISVDPNFEPPSPHKIDPVMVGGAVSVGAFVTIIVLAVLRRKGYLGGKTAAYKELRGLDLQTGIFTLKQMKVATKNFDAVNKVGEGGFGSVYKGTLSDGTIIAVKQLSSKSRQGNQEFVNEIGMISALQHPNLVKLYGCCNEGNQLLLVYEYMENNCLSRALFGKDQTCKSKLDWPIRQKICLGIARGLHYLHAESRLKIVHRDIKTSNVLLDKNFDAKISDFGLAKLYEDGHTHISTRVAGTIGYMAPEYAMRGYLTEKADVYSFGVVALEIVSGKSNANFRPSEEFVYLLDWAYVLQERDCLLELVDPELGSDYSSEEAMVMLNVALLCTNASPTLRPTMHQAVSMLEGHTAVQDLLSDPGYAAAHSKYKAIRNHFWQHPSHSQSMSTTGPYNTDSSRSNIDDADVEEENGQLLRVDSVE from the exons ATGTT AGCCTTGAAGTCCCAAAACTTTACTGGTGAACTACCACCACAAATTTCCAGGCTTCGCCATCTTAAGAACTT AGACCTGAGTCGCAACTACTTTCATGGTTCTGTTCCCATTCAATGGGCTACCATGCAATTGGTCGACGT CTCCTTGATGGGAAATCGGTTATCTGGTCCATTTCCAGTTGTACTCACCAAGATCACCACCCTCACAAATCT GAGTATTGAATCAAACCTCTTCCAGGGAACTATTCCCACAGAGATTGGAAAGCTGGTCAATTTACAAAAGCT TACTCTGACATCAAATTCATTTACTGGAGAATTGCCTGAGGCGCTTTCAAAGTTGACCAAACTTGTTGATAT GAGGATAAGTGACAATAACTTCACTGGAAGGATACCCAGTTTCATTTCAAACTGGACACATATACAGAAATT GCACATTCAAGGCTGTCCAATGGAGGGACCCATTCCTTCCAGCATTTCTACGTTAACAAGTTTGACTGATCT GCGGATCAGTGACTTAAAGGGAAAAGGTTTTACCTTTCCACCTCTAAGTAATTTGGATTCCTTGAAGACTCT AATACTGAGGAACTCTTTAATCCAAGGAGAGATACCTAAATTTGTTGGTGATCTTGTGAAACTGAAAACCTT GGACCTCAGTTTCAACAATTTGACTGGTGAAATTCCAGTTTCTTTTATCCAGCTAGGGAAAGTTGATTTTAT GTATTTGACAAGAAATAGGCTCACAGGCCCCATACCGTCATGGATGCTTTCAAGGAACTGGAACTT AGATGCATCTTACAACAGCTTCACTTGGGAAAGCTCAAGTCCAAATGAGTGCACACGAGCTAGTGT GAACCTTGTAGAGAGTTACTCCTCGTCAGCAGATAGAGT TAGAATTCACCCCTGCCTAAAGAGAAACTTCCCCTGCTCTTCCAAGAATAAACATC ATTATTCTATGCACATCAACTGCGGTGGCAAGGAAGTTAATGTAAATAGCACTAAATACGAAGCTGATTCTGAGCCAAGGGGCGCTTCCACATTGTACTATGCGGCACAGAACTGGGCATTTAGTAGTACTGGGAACTTCATGGATAATGATGCAGATGCAGATTATTATACTGTGACAAACACTTCTACGATGGTTAATGTCACTGAATCAGAACTGCAACTTTATACAACAGCTCGCAGATCACCCCTCTCTCTCACCTACTATGGACTCTGTCTTGGTAATGGAAATTACTCTGTCAAACTCCATTTTGCTGAGCTtcaatttacaagtgataaaacATTTACCAGCCTTGGTAAGAGAGTTTTTGACGTTTACATCCAG GGGGAATTGGTATTAGAAGAATTTGACATTGTCCGCGAGGCTGGTGGAGCTGCTAAACCTATTATAAAGACTTTTGATACCCTAGTGACAAGCAACACCTTGAAGATACATTTTTACTGGGCTGGAAGAGGAACAACAGGAATCCCAGCAAGAGGAGTATATGGTCCTCTCATATCTGCTATATCTGTTGATCCTA ACTTTGAACCTCCTTCCCCGCACAAGATTGATCCTGTTATGGTGGGTGGGGCTGTATCTGTGGGAGCATTTGTTACCATTATTGTCCTAGCTGTTCTTAGAAGAAAAGGCTATCTAGGAGGCAAAACAGCAGCTTACAAAG AGCTTAGAGGCCTAGACCTGCAAACTGGAATTTTTACATTGAAACAGATGAAAGTAGCAACCAAGAATTTCGATGCAGTTAATAAAGTAGGGGAAGGTGGATTTGGTTCAGTTTACAAG GGCACGTTATCAGATGGGACGATAATTGCAGTGAAGCAACTATCCTCAAAATCCAGGCAAGGAAACCAAGAATTCGTGAATGAAATCGGCATGATTTCTGCTTTACAACATCCGAACCTTGTAAAGCTGTATGGATGTTGTAACGAAGGGAACCAATTACTGTTGGTTTACGAATACATGGAAAACAATTGCCTCTCTCGCGCCCTCTTTG GCAAGGATCAAACTTGCAAGTCAAAATTAGACTGGCCTATCAGGCAGAAAATCTGTCTAGGCATAGCAAGGGGATTGCATTACCTACATGCAGAATCCAGACTGAAGATAGTGCACAGAGACATTAAAACCAGCAATGTGTTGCTTGACAAGAATTTCGATGCAAAAATATCTGATTTTGGCTTGGCTAAGCTTTATGAAGATGGTCATACTCACATCAGTACTCGGGTTGCAGGAACTAT AGGTTACATGGCTCCTGAGTATGCAATGAGAGGATATTTAACAGAAAAGGCAGACGTTTACAGCTTTGGCGTAGTTGCTTTGGAGATTGTGAGTGGAAAAAGCAATGCAAACTTTAGACCAAGCGAAGAATTCGTGTATTTACTTGACTGG GCATACGTTCTGCAAGAAAGAGATTGTCTACTTGAGCTGGTTGATCCAGAATTGGGATCGGATTATTCGTCGGAGGAGGCAATGGTGATGCTGAACGTAGCTCTTTTATGCACGAACGCCTCTCCTACTTTGAGGCCTACGATGCATCAGGCTGTGAGCATGCTAGAGGGCCACACTGCAGTTCAGGATTTGCTATCTGACCCTGGATATGCAGCGGCTCATTCTAAGTATAAGGCTATAAGAAACCACTTCTGGCAGCACCCCAGCCATTCCCAGAGCATGTCGACTACTGGTCCTTATAATACCGATTCATCGCGCTCCAATATTGATGATGCTGATGTTGAAGAAGAGAATGGACAACTTCTAAGAGTTGATTCTGTTGAATGA